AGTATTATAACAGTAATATTAACATAGATAACAGTAGTGTTAATTTTTTACTCTTTACTGTGGTATGTGCATCTTCTCCTTGTCCTCGATTTGCTGGGTGCCATATTCTGGTGTGCTTAATGCTCGCCATGTCCTAACTAGGCCACTTCCTGGTTAGTGCCCTTCCAGTTGCTTGGGAAAGGACCATCTTCATTTGATCATCTGTGCTTATTGCCtgtgagcagctgggggagagagagagagatatagatagatagatagatagatagatagatagatagatagatagatagatagatagatagatagatagataattTGTGTGCTTTTAATACTTTGTTCAAAGCTCTCCAGACTTTCTGGGAACAGGTTTGCTGGCCATGGCCTGGTCCTTGAGCTGCCTTTTGAAAATGGCTGAGTTTAACTGTGGTGGTTTTTAAAGTGCACATTTCAGATAAtagtagaaagaaaaagacagcaaGATGAGTAATTCCATACCTTGGAGAGCATCCTAGTAGGAATATGATCATTTAGtagtgttttttttattttcagatatatAGATCAAGGCCGCAACCCTCAGCTTTACACTAAAGAGTGTCTGGAGCGAGCTTTGGCTAAAAATGAgcaagtgaaaggaaaaattgaCACTATGAAGGTAAACCAGAATTAATGGAAATATAATGCAATAATGCATTTGATAAGTTTTTACCTTTCTGTAAATATGTGGGTATTTTTCACTTGTGCAGttattaatttctgttattaTGTGATTTGTCTTAGAAATTGCTCCATCCCTGTATCTTAATTCATGCTGGTATAGCCTGtttaggaaagaaaacctgTAGTTCGTTCTGTAGTTGGGTGTCGCTCTATTGGGAACGGCgagaagaatgacacagactctcttgtgagttgaacaggagagttctttctcttttctttctcttaaggtttattacctcagatcttcttttatagaccaatatgtgaaagtacagaaaagtgaAACTTATTGGCTAGTAAACTAACACGTCACtatcattggtcagtggtgtacaccacccctcgaccttctcttgcaagaaaacaaggaacagacaaacagcacctgcaaggctgtctttTATCTCTGAgggttgttttaatttttccttatgatttcccaggccactttctcaggtgagactgagaaagttatgcagCCTGCTATTCCAtaggcactgtgctccctgcttaGTTAGCATCTCATAGTTAGCATCCATAGTTGGGGATGCTGCTTTCACTGTGATTTTATATTGGCTAAAGCTATGTGTAGCAGTAGAGATATTttacttggttttttttacaggtGTCCAATTTTGTTGTGTGCAAACTTATaagaaataagcaaaacaaaagggGTGTTTTTTCAGTCTTGAATGGATTGTAGAGGGTTAAAACGTCAAATATGCTCTGAATCATCAGTTAATCTTTATAAAATTAGCAAAAATGCATCCCAGTGTTTACGAGTTTCTGaacttgtattttcatttagtATGAACCTAAGCATTCTGTGATACTGTTTAACTCCTGGAACTactgcagaaaaacacaatCAGAAAGCGAATTTTAGTGAGTTCTGAGAATGTTCTTTGTT
The sequence above is drawn from the Parus major isolate Abel chromosome 2, Parus_major1.1, whole genome shotgun sequence genome and encodes:
- the MED10 gene encoding mediator of RNA polymerase II transcription subunit 10 isoform X1, translated to MAEKFDSLEEHLEKFVENIRQLGIIVSDFQPSSQTGLNQKLNFMVTGLQDIDKCRQQLHDISVPLEVFEYIDQGRNPQLYTKECLERALAKNEQVKGKIDTMKKLLHPCILIHAGIACLGKKTCSSFCSWVSLYWERREE